In Malaclemys terrapin pileata isolate rMalTer1 chromosome 10, rMalTer1.hap1, whole genome shotgun sequence, the following are encoded in one genomic region:
- the LOC128844570 gene encoding eukaryotic translation initiation factor 3 subunit A-like — translation MEGTSAAANSSSLPPPSRRLSQIRRRKKRTRDEMFSEIMESSRSDRAHLNEWKETVSKYRKEASEREDRRDQREERRDQREERRDARDERWRQEDQRRQDATLGLLREQTDMLRRLVELQERLLENRLPLQPLFHPPPSPCSVSSSPRRVRTRGGGGGSVHLPIPPQ, via the exons atggaagggacctcag cagctgcaaattcctcaagcctccctcctccatcccgaaggttatcacagataaggcgtcgtaagaagagaacgcgagacgagatgttttctgaaattatggaatccagccgcagtgacagagctcatctgaatgagtggaaggaaacagtttcaaagtataggaaagaagccagtgaacgtgaggacaggagggaccaacgtgaggagaggagggaccaacgtgaggagaggagagacgctcgagatgagaggtggcggcaggaagaccagaggaggcaggatgcaacgctggggctgctgcgtgagcaaacagacatgctccggcgtctggtggagcttcaggaacggctgctggaaaacagactgccgcttcagcccctgttccaccctcccccctccccatgttccgtatcctcctcacccagacgtgtaagaacacgggggggggggggaggctccgtacaccttcccattccaccccagtag